A single region of the Leishmania panamensis strain MHOM/PA/94/PSC-1 chromosome 21 sequence genome encodes:
- a CDS encoding epsilon tubulin, putative (TriTrypDB/GeneDB-style sysID: LpmP.21.1210) encodes MPREIVTVQVGQCGNQLGQRWFDVMLQEHKAHPHFSEARDAVFLEGMSRPGRLKARCVAVDMEQGVLHAMLRGPLRDIFDDNFFVSDVSGAGNNWAVGHMEYGDRYIDAISEAVRNQVEQCNCIQSFFVMHSLSGGTGSGLGTRVLGMLEDEFPHVFRICPVVMPSEVDDVVTAPYNSCFSLKELIEHADCVLPLDNDALARMSDRALSNGRNGRGVMASGVPQPHSFSAAKPTDTKGLPYDSMNGLVAQLLSNLTCAMRFPGPLNMDINEITTNLVPYPRLHFLTAAIAPLSVSSKHAVVGPRSVDAMIAACLEPAHQFVDARHGQGSSMTREAGKTLAAALIARGPQTTVGDLTRGIGRLREEMVMPYWNEDGFKTALCGVSPLGHRDSMLLLANNCVIRAKVGSMLSKYERLYSVRSHVHHYEQYLSDAYFTHTMETVRMLVDDYAYLDTAAPPKDMPRSMRDLIYY; translated from the coding sequence ATGCCCCGCGAAATCGTGACGGTGCAGGTCGGCCAGTGCGGCAATCAGCTTGGTCAGCGCTGGTTTGATGTcatgctgcaggagcacaAGGCCCACCCTCATTTCTCTGAGGCCCGTGACGCTGTCTTCCTCGAAGGCATGAGCCGCCCTGGCCGGCTCAAAGCGAGGTGTGTGGCGGTGGACATGGAGCAGGGCGTCCTGCATGCAATGTTGCGTGGGCCGCTGAGGGACATCTTCGACGACAACTTCTTCGTCTCCGacgtcagcggcgccggAAACAACTGGGCTGTGGGGCACATGGAGTACGGCGACCGCTACATTGACGCCATctcggaggcggtgcggaaTCAGGTGGAGCAGTGCAACTGTATTCAGTCTTTCTTCGTCATGCACTCActgagcggcggcaccggttCTGGGCTCGGCACGCGCGTGCTGGGCATGCTGGAGGACGAGTTCCCGCACGTGTTTCGCATTTGCCCAGTTGTCATGCCGTCCGAGGTGGACGATGTCGTAACGGCGCCGTACAACAGCTGTTTCTCGTTAAAGGAGCTGATCGAGCACGCGGACTGCGTGCTACCGCTCGACAACGACGCCCTGGCGCGCATGTCAGACCGCGCCCTCAGCAACGGACGAAACGGGCGTGGTGTGATGGCAAGtggtgtgccgcagccgcactcCTTCTCGGCGGCGAAGCCGACGGACACAAAGGGGCTGCCCTACGACTCGATGAACGGGCTCGTGGCCCAGCTTCTGAGCAACCTAACGTGTGCGATGCGCTTCCCTGGGCCGCTGAACATGGATATCAACGAGATCACAACAAACCTAGTTCCGTACCCACGGCTGCActtcctcaccgccgccatcgcgcCACTGAGTGTCTCGAGCAAGCACGCTGTCGTCGGGCCCCGCTCGGTGGATGCGATGATCGCCGCGTGCCTGGAGCCGGCGCACCAGTTTGTGGACGCCCGACACGGCCAAGGAAGCTCCATGACGCGAGAAGCCGGCAAGActctggcggcagcgctcatCGCACGCGGCCCGCAGACAACCGTCGGTGACCTCACCCGTGGTATCGGGCGGCTGCGTGAAGAGATGGTGATGCCGTACTGGAACGAGGACGGCTTCAAGACGGCGCTGTGTGGGGTCAGTCCACTGGGCCACAGAGACTCGATGCTGCTCCTTGCCAACAACTGCGTCATCCGCGCCAAGGTCGGGTCGATGCTATCCAAGTACGAGCGTCTCTACTCGGTCCGCTCCCATGTGCACCACTACGAGCAGTACCTCTCCGATGCCTACTTCACTCATACAATGGAGACGGTGCGCATGCTTGTGGACGACTACGCGTACCTGgacacggcggcgccgccgaagGATATGCCGCGCAGCATGAGGGATCTCATCTACTACTAG
- a CDS encoding dynein arm light chain, putative (TriTrypDB/GeneDB-style sysID: LpmP.21.1220) has product MPSACTAPPAPRSSLSKAAAIMKGSGHRSDNRSTCDKSASSSASVDDLQEAILQLLPRRSSEEDAAVYIDVNGPADPSRTLIRYDIPYAPGDPKRSLKLRRSLGRGAEERVVDPNVRVIIDSFITPRRWVDASTGVVWVQHASPFPSSRIDAAETQERLHAQLKVHQARRTGTSPIRSLLIAECMLEVLRQVTAECWERGLLLLHVHSERVAAQASHRRLFESRVGHAFRLALKGEKDVAKVEEDMTALKQRVELLSQEEADLRRQCSEFEQHAEEQVLIANKEHHDALTKLKREGVQKRAQLEQQLVIPANLQ; this is encoded by the coding sequence ATGCCCTCTGcctgcaccgcgccgcctgcgcccCGATCATCCTTGTcgaaggcagcagcgataATGAAGGGTagcggccaccgcagcgacaATCGAAGCACGTGCGACAAGAGCGCATCGAGTAGCGCTAGTGTAGACGATCTGCAGGAGGCGAttctgcagctgctaccACGGCGCTCTAGCGAGGAGGATGCTGCGGTGTACATCGACGTGAACGGCCCAGCTGACCCCAGCCGGACGCTTATTCGCTACGACATCCCCTACGCGCCTGGCGACCCGAAGCGGTCACTGAAGTTGCGCCGGAGCCTCGGTCGAGGCGCTGAGGAGCGTGTCGTCGACCCGAACGTGAGGGTCATCATTGACAGCTTCATCACTCCGCGGAGGTGGGTGGATGCGTCGACGGGGGTAGTCTGGGTGCAGCACGCCAGCccgtttccctcctcccgtATCGACGCAGCGGAGACTCAGGAGCGCCTGCACGCCCAACTGAAGGTTCACCAGGCGcgccgcaccggcaccaGCCCCATCCGCTCGCTCCTCATCGCCGAGTGCATGCTGGAGGTGCTACGCCAGGTGACGGCGGAGTGCTGGGAGCGTGGCCTGCTGCTACTGCACGTGCACTCGGAGAGGGTGGCAGCCCAGGCGTCCCATCGGCGCCTCTTTGAGAGTCGTGTCGGCCACGCCTTCCGCCTCGCGCTAAAGGGCGAGAAAGACGTGGCgaaagtggaggaggacatgaCCGCACTGAAGCAGCGCGTTGAGCTGCTGAGtcaggaggaggcagaccTTCGGCGTCAATGTAGTGAATTCGAGCAGCATGCCGAGGAGCAGGTGCTGATCGCGAACAAGGAGCACCACGATGCCCTCACAAAGCTGAAGCGGGAGGGTGTGCAGAAGCGCGCACAGttagagcagcagctggtaATTCCAGCGAACTTGCAGTAG
- a CDS encoding hypothetical protein (TriTrypDB/GeneDB-style sysID: LpmP.21.1200) — protein sequence MSEHVRTNAGLPPMSPVDLAPRWMMVDAGLTTPAPALAASVSSSMPVAAAPFVRNPVAMHRTSHRGVDPYQVCQAYVNQLLELQGEQVNVAQSLRAVLRIAFMHAEPIFGAESTSGSPKQAGAAKLAVDSVENVFPGCRGSNSSRLHQQRPTSTGAEAGFQPTPTSSSSPSLMASITSLVHRLHVLQRESAEFSATRCLPSLAELFGTFEMYWAWKRSQICDGGVQEEEESDTIPVSASAAVARSAVDGATTASGVSQNGPNQHQRPPTLRQRYDQALRARDELLSFLQLHAEAVRAFDAQLEQWCRCGDVGPAARSTRGWLTVSPAGTGGAPVAVSCDADTQAQAQRREFEAYTCELVEVAQTTRHIAQLLQAALRALCRPSPRGTVPSPKPRAAAGMEDEGVFSTSQRLPQTGRNVVYSPRIDTQRLGGLQARSSVNTGGLTSSCTSAKRVGTYLSTELSGRSPSSPAPHTSSTVSSSACGLCSPLSPKARTLKVCVKPRQCNDSRSVNGAEDTVQGSWMNTLSPLTPPPTAATASASPSSTPPHHIEPNEPHPQLRRQRRSRRRLTPSPSPHHPAAQEEGRASLYASPSTADAVSLSPLTVQRGAATAVAGVVPAAQSREASADRGQHCLVPTPSAASQGEEPGSAEEDNGVQAAMSPVVTLRLAVDGSATHDRDGNVVSRLSTHAGHPSWSRRHCLSQDGARSLLREMASASVNATVCEGARLSNASQLADSRFRGVVEGTASADSERQTFAEATADVQDATAVYVPPPCEQRAHHRGDSPATATTVVLADVMESSEGRTASQSPPSPSPQPPCTSATHTVSTVAAACASVSHKGSASLHFLSPRSLSMDSDAGRGTTCGECGGLDEEGCLSVGRAASIPTSLWPRLHHKAASRSSSAALVLATTDAAGGAQLAHNTTVPASAPSHSLSKEPEGGGITASSYFASPTADPNFYTARDSGTDVSLPPAPAATFHASASTAWPELSPKPPQQTQHSEQQQQGHQEHHVQEWDHTFSPTPLLLDSLERELGESQQRPQVPAPPRHSSPAFSASSAAPGNPAGAGEPGRLLEERVVLTMHEELKALRAEQRHSLHKMRKYVKHALEEVAEAVSAAGSCNHSSRGSSRTSSRSHHPRTANESNHSSVDVSTEGTRATVAAGRQRYAVRASQQAQTESFSRSNETASVSASIKTSNSSATLPSRLLTTQQRQTAPAVPASLPSKEEELQRSLAVAESKATRLEQLTVQLKKRLWLAELSRLSPMSATSGVREPEAAVKRGSSLRDALVYGLSSDAGHTEDDDGSLPNVGQAAASQGYSRGSSTAAGGVAVEERAMLYLVDRELGYHTPWDAPTQPQRRPSTFCRTTSEVPRSSRQVSHDGSCSSSSTEHERLPSLWCFEGNTAAHFSPSVSLAPTGITEGLDSRRLCSSSAAPSSTTGVASSTRSLGILRQRASIFEVLRRGHAARDAQSSAPMGQQQREASQLSPPPPPPLQHSSAGTAVEAPAELTAAAQPTTYSSPSRQAQKLCWHPYNAEVPSSRDQRKPMGKAATGFPKQSVSSRCYTDISGGSGTGSVAGAGLGSSASVSTLRAEQALQNAKRLLQSRNVALAAGHHDINVKCHSSALLAGDTQPPFTAASSPKTPAETGQYSVQMPYRQKGGSAGGAAAVPVSPLIRPGQWGDCMEQLETVSPSSRAFAPAAQHAGMTDTASALQRVSGSVDRCAVDFSIVNGGCVPRSHFQSPESAYHHYDTSPCSAVAYSTSKVPRSSSPSGAKAALKLMEPSSTPPATAAGSSLPVAVFHAATGVTPTLQAQRRVDSATSPISREDAEVGAAAGGRGERGASIHSDITFPHRERSARNAITFTDRGYSPLSDCTTDARSTRGFRSSSPLHATAEQRVHDNRHEVPAPLISRAGQSTSRLTAYSTSPTLSCGSAQQQLLDTLKEEESTLTTALGCLQDQQRQLREKHQQVSLLAKQIALATAARASSRGTRVGAGGAAAAATAGKRLTSSFHGSRSGNVAAEAAATSRASADCHRLLKRFAAAESSLAEREGRVQRALWAVQRQRSALSRHDLL from the coding sequence ATGAGTGAGCATGTGCGCACCAATGCGGGCTTGCCGCCCATGTCTCCTGTCGACCTCGCTCCACGGTGGATGATGGTAGATGCAGGGTTGACGACcccggcgccggcgctggcTGCATCAGTGTCTTCAAGCATgcctgtggctgctgcacccTTTGTGCGTAACCCCGTTGCCATGCATCGAACATCCCACCGTGGTGTAGATCCGTATCAAGTTTGCCAAGCATACGTGAACCAGCTTCTGGAGCTGCAAGGGGAGCAGGTGAATGTTGCTCAGTCCCTGAGGGCTGTGCTGCGCATCGCATTCATGCACGCGGAGCCGATCTTCGGAGCGGAGAGCACATCTGGTTCCCCGAAGCAGGCAGGCGCCGCGAAACTCGCCGTCGATAGCGTTGAAAATGTTTTTCCCGGCTGCCGTGGTAGTAACAGCAGCAGATTACATCAGCAAAGGCCGACGAGTACCGGTGCCGAGGCAGGTTTCCAACCAACTCCGacgtcgtcatcatcgccgtcGTTGATGGCCTCTATTACGTCCCTCGTACACCGTCTGCATGTTCTCCAGCGCGAGTCGGCTGAGTTTTCCGCCACTCGATGCCTGCCGTCACTCGCGGAGCTCTTTGGCACCTTCGAGATGTATTGGGCCTGGAAGCGCTCTCAGATTTGCGATGGCGGCGtgcaggaagaggaggaatcCGACACTATTCCTGTCAGTGCGAGCGCCGCAGTCGCTCGCAGTGCCGTGGATGGTGCGACGACGGCCAGCGGAGTATCTCAAAACGGACCCaaccagcaccagcgaccGCCGACGCTGCGTCAGCGTTACGATCAGGCGCTGCGTGCCCGTGATGAGCTTCTCAGCTTCCTGCAGCTACACGCCGAGGCCGTGCGTGCCTTCGATGCTCAACTGGagcagtggtgccgctgtggtgATGTTGGTCCAGCGGCACGATCTACTAGAGGATGGCTAACAGTGAGCCCTGCAGGCACCGGTGGTGCACCGGTCGCCGTATCATGTGATGCCGACACGCAGGCCCAAGCTCAGCGGCGCGAATTTGAGGCCTACACCTGTGAACTTGTagaggtggcgcagacgACACGCCACATCGCGCAGCTGTTACAGGCTGCGCTACGGGCGTTGTGTCGCCCTTCCCCACGCGGTACGGTGCCCTCACCCAAGCCGCGCGCGGCTGCAGGGATGGAAGACGAGGGCGTCTTCAGCACTTCCCAGCGTCTACCGCAGACAGGAAGGAATGTGGTCTACTCGCCACGTATCGATACGCAGCGACTTGGTGGGCTGCAAGCCCGATCTTCTGTTAACACAGGAGGGCTGACtagcagctgcacgagcgcAAAGCGTGTCGGCACGTATCTCTCGACCGAGCTCAGCGGCAGATCACCATCGTCACCGGCACCTCATACCAGTAGCACTGTGTCAAGCTCAGCGTGCGGGCTCTGCAGTCCATTGAGCCCCAAAGCTCGAACTCTGAAAGTATGTGTAAAGCCCAGGCAGTGCAATGACAGCAGATCCGTTAACGGTGCTGAAGACACTGTGCAAGGCTCCTGGATGAATACCCTGTCGCCGCTCACACCACCCCCGACCGCTGCGACGGCTTCAGCGAGCCCGTCATCCACTCCGCCACACCATATAGAGCCGAATGAGCCACATCCGCAACTGCGaagacagcggcgcagtcggCGCCGACTGAcgccgtcgccttcgccCCATCACCCAGCGGCTCAGGAGGAGGGCCGTGCTTCACTATACGCGTCTCCATCCACTGCCGACGCCGTCTCGTTATCGCCGCTGACAGTTCAACGTggtgctgcgacagcagTTGCCGGCGTCGTGCCTGCTGCGCAGTCGAGGGAGGCGAGCGCTGACAGGGGGCAACATTGTCTTGTTCCAACACCGTCTGCTGCCTCTCAGGGGGAGGAGCCGGGgagcgcagaggaggacaaTGGCGTCCAGGCTGCCATGTCGCCTGTTGTCACCCTGCGCCTCGCCGTTGATGGATCCGCGACGCACGATCGTGATGGCAATGTAGTGAGTCGCTTGAGCACCCACGCCGGGCATCCGTCATGGTCGAGGAGGCACTGTCTCTCTCAAGATGGGGCTcgatcgctgctgcgtgagaTGGCCTCAGCCTCAGTCAATGCTACGGTCTGTGAGGGTGCGCGACTGTCTAACGCTTCTCAGTTAGCCGATAGTCGCTTCCGCGGCGTTGTTGAAGGGACCGCATCCGCTGACAGCGAGCGTCAGACTTTTGCGGAGGCGACGGCCGACGTACAGGACGCGACAGCTGTGTACGTGCCACCACCTTGTGAGCAGCGGGCGCACCATCGCGGCGATTCtcccgccactgccaccacggTGGTGCTCGCCGATGTGATGGAGAGCTCGGAGGGTCGCACGGCATCACAGTCCCCTCCATCGCCGTCCCCTCAGCCGCCGTGCACTTCAGCGACGCACACGGTAAGcactgtggcagcagcgtgtgcaTCTGTGTCCCACAAGGGGAGTGCATCGCTGCACTTCCTCTCGCCACGATCGCTCTCGATGGACAGTGACGCGGGACGTGGCACCACATGCGGCGAATGTGGCGGCTTAGATGAAGAGGGCTGTCTCAGTGTAGGCCGCGCGGCCTCGATTCCGACATCACTGTGGCCGCGACTGCATCACAAGGCGGCATCGCGGtcttcttctgccgctcTGGTGCTGGCCACCACCGACGCGGCTGGAGGTGCCCAGCTGGCCCATAACACAACGGTACCGGCGTCTGCACCAAGTCACTCACTATCAAAGGAGCCAGAGGGCGGTGGCATTACAGCAAGTAGCTACTTCGCCTCGCCCACAGCGGATCCGAATTTCTACACAGCGCGCGACAGTGGCACTGACGTCTCGCTACCTcctgcccctgctgccaccTTTCATGCGTCGGCGAGCACTGCATGGCCGGAGCTGTCGCcgaagccgccgcagcagacacAACActccgagcagcagcagcagggtcATCAAGAGCACCATGTGCAAGAGTGGGACCACACCTTTAGTCCCACTCCCTTGCTACTGGACAGCCTCGAGAGGGAGCTCGGTGAGTCTCAGCAGCGTCCTCAAGTACCTGCACCTCCGCGGCACAGCTCACCGGCGTTCTCTGCaagcagcgcggcgccggGCAACCCCGCTGGCGCTGGGGAGCCGGGCCGTTTGCTTGAGGAGCGCGTGGTGTTAACCATGCATGAAGAGCTCAAGGCACTGCGCGCGGAGCAGCGTCACAGTCTACACAAGATGCGTAAATACGTCAAGCACGCGCTTGAGGAGGTGGCCGAAGCGGTCTCGGCAGCGGGCAGCTGCAATCACAGTAGCAGGGGAAGCAGCCGCACGAGTAGTCGAAGTCATCACCCTCGCACGGCAAACGAGTCGAATCACAGCAGTGTGGATGTCTCTACCGAAGGTACGAGAGCcacagtggcagcagggAGGCAGCGATACGCCGTACGTGCTTCCCAGCAGGCCCAAACCGAGTCATTTTCGAGGTCGAATGAAACGGCAAGCGTCTCGGCTTCCATCAAGACTAGCAACAGCTCCGCGACACTCCCTTCTCGTCTCTTGACcacccagcagcggcagacggcGCCCGCTGTtcctgcctctctgccttcGAAGGAGGAAGAACTGCAGCGCTCCTTGGCAGTAGCGGAGTCTAAGGCAACGCGACTCGAGCAGCTCACAGTGCAACTGAAGAAGCGGCTGTGGCTGGCGGAGCTGTCACGGCTGTCGCCCATGTCAGCAACATCAGGGGTAAGAGAGCCGGAGGCAGCTGTAAAGCGGGGCTCCAGCCTGCGCGATGCATTGGTATACGGCCTCTCAAGTGACGCCGGCCACACAGAGGATGATGACGGCAGCTTGCCAAACGTCGGGCAGGCAGCTGCGAGCCAGGGCTATTCCAGAGGTAGCAGCACAGCCGCAGGTGGCGTAGCAGTCGAGGAACGAGCGATGCTGTACCTGGTAGACCGCGAGTTGGGCTACCACACTCCGTGGGATGCCCCCACGCAACCTCAGCGTCGCCCGAGCACGTTTTGCCGAACGACGAGTGAGGTACCTCGTTCGTCGCGCCAGGTGTCGCATGATGGCAGCTGCTCGTCGTCTTCCACGGAGCATGAGCGCTTGCCCAGCCTTTGGTGCTTCGAAGGTAACACTGCTGCCCACTTTTCACCAAGTGTCTCGTTGGCTCCTACCGGCATCACTGAAGGACTTGACAGTCGTCGACTTTGCTCGAGCTCTGCGGCACCCTCCAGCACTACCGGCGTCGCCTCTTCAACGCGGTCACTCGGTATTCTTCGGCAGCGTGCGTCAATCTTTGAAGTACTGCGTCGAGGTCACGCTGCCCGTGACGCGCAGTCATCCGCACCGatggggcagcagcagagagaagccTCTCAGCTcagcccaccaccaccaccaccactgcagcatTCGTCGGCAGGCACAGCGGTGGAAGCGCCGGCAGAGctcacggcagcggcgcagccgaCAACGTATTCATCGCCATCGCGTCAGGCTCAGAAACTCTGTTGGCATCCCTACAACGCAGAGGTCCCGTCGAGCAGGGACCAAAGAAAACCAATGGGCAAGGCAGCAACGGGCTTTCCCAAGCAATCTGTCTCCTCACGCTGCTATACAGACATctctggcggcagcggcaccggctcTGTTGCAGGGGCGGGGCTAGGGTCATCCGCCTCGGTCAGCACACTTCGCGCCGAGCAGGCACTGCAGAATGCGAAGCGGCTCCTACAGAGTCGAAATGTGGCCCTCGCTGCGGGGCATCACGACATCAACGTCAAGTGCCACTCCAGTGCGCTACTCGCGGGAGACACGCAGCCGCCCTTCACTGCGGCATCATCACCCAAGACGCCAGCAGAAACTGGGCAGTACAGTGTGCAAATGCCTTATCGCCAGAAAGGGGGCTCAGCAgggggtgcggctgctgtccCTGTCAGCCCCCTCATCCGACCAGGTCAGTGGGGTGATTGCATGGAGCAGCTTGAAACTGTCTCACCCTCTTCACGCGCCTttgcgcctgctgctcagcacgcTGGCATGACAGACACTGCCTCGGCTTTGCAGCGTGTCAGCGGCTCGGTGGACCGTTGCGCAGTCGACTTCTCTATAGTGAACGGTGGATGTGTGCCCCGCTCGCACTTTCAGTCGCCGGAGAGTGCCTATCACCACTATGATACATCCCCGTGCTCTGCTGTGGCATATTCTACCAGCAAGGTACcgcgctcctcttctccatcagGCGCCAAAGCCGCACTGAAATTGATGGAGCCGAGCTCCACTCCACCGGCGACGGCCGCAGGCTCATCTCTGCCGGTCGCAGTGTTTCATGCGGCGACGGGTGTGACGCCGACATTACaagcgcagcgccgtgttGACAGCGCCACGTCGCCAATCTCCCGCGAAGATGCTGAggtgggggcagcagcggggggTCGGGGAGAGCGCGGCGCCAGCATTCATAGCGACATTACCTTTCCCCATCGCGAGCGCAGTGCACGCAACGCTATCACTTTTACCGATCGCGGCTACAGCCCACTGTCGGACTGCACTACGGATGCACGCAGCACACGCGGGTTCCGTAGTTCTTCACCTCTACATGCCACTGCAGAGCAACGTGTGCATGATAACAGACACGAGGTACCGGCGCCCCTGATATCGCGGGCTGGTCAAAGTACGAGTCGCCTCACCGCCTACTCGACGTCACCTACACTGTCGTGTGGctctgctcagcagcagctgctggacacGCTGAAAGAAGAGGAGTCTACGTTGACAACCGCCCTTGGGTGCCTTCAagatcagcagcggcagctgagggAGAAGCATCAGCAGGTGTCGCTACTGGCAAAGCAGATAGctctcgccaccgctgcgcgtgCATCATCACGGGGGACTCGTGTGGgtgccggaggtgctgctgctgctgcaacggcAGGGAAACGATTGACGAGCAGTTTCCATggaagccgcagcggcaacgtGGCAGCCGAAGCCGCAGCGACGTCTCGCGCCTCAGCCGACTGCCACCGACTTTTGAAGCGATTTGCAGCGGCGGAGTCGTCCTTGGCGGAGCGCGAGGGGCGAGTGCAACGGGCGTTGtgggcggtgcagcggcagcggagtgCCTTGTCGCGCCATGACTTGCTCTAG